A single region of the Streptomyces sp. ITFR-16 genome encodes:
- the glgX gene encoding glycogen debranching protein GlgX yields the protein MQVWPGQAYPLGATYDGAGTNFAVFSEAAHRIELCLLHDDGSETAVELRETDAFVRHAYLPGVMPGQRYGFRVHGPYEPQRGARCNSAKLLLDPYARAVSGQIKWGEAVYGYPFGRPDARNDLDSAPHTMSSVVVNPYFDWGDDRRPRTDYHRTVIYEAHVKGLTMLHPGLPKELRGTYAGLAHPEVIAHLTELGVTAIELMPVHQFVQDHRLADAGLANYWGYNTIGFFAPHNAYASWGDRGEQVLEFKQAVRALHQAGIEVILDVVYNHTAEGNHLGPTLSFRGLDNASYYRLADDQRYYMDTTGTGNSLLMRSPHVLQLIMDSLRYWVTEMHVDGFRFDLAATLARQFHEVDRLSSFFDLVQQDPVVSQVKLIAEPWDVGEGGYQVGNFPPLWTEWNGKYRDTVRDLWRGEPRTLAEFAGRLTGSSDLYQDDGRRPLASINFTTCHDGFTLHDLVAYNDKHNEANGEGNRDGESHNRSWNCGAEGETDRPEVLELRERQMRNFIATLMLSQGVPMLSHGDEFGRTQKGNNNAYCQDSELSWVHWPVPGETAEEEGTEGGEGSEGGDAQGSSLLEFTRAMVWLRRDHPVFRRRRFFHGRPVEGTHDELSDIAWFTPEGQEMTQRDWQAAHAKALTVFLNGHAISEPGPRGERISDDSFLLMFNASAETLEFAVPVNHGRQWHAVVDTARPVGVLTGAGPKVAAGDRVTLVGRSMVVLQRPA from the coding sequence ATGCAGGTCTGGCCGGGACAGGCGTACCCCCTCGGTGCCACGTACGACGGCGCCGGGACCAACTTCGCGGTCTTCTCGGAGGCCGCCCACCGAATCGAGTTGTGCCTGCTGCACGACGACGGTTCCGAGACGGCGGTGGAGCTGAGAGAGACCGACGCGTTCGTCCGCCATGCCTATCTGCCCGGGGTGATGCCCGGTCAGCGGTACGGATTCCGGGTGCACGGGCCGTACGAACCGCAGCGGGGCGCGCGCTGCAACTCCGCCAAGCTGCTCCTGGACCCGTACGCACGGGCCGTGTCCGGGCAGATCAAGTGGGGCGAGGCGGTGTACGGCTATCCGTTCGGCCGGCCCGACGCGCGCAACGACCTCGACTCGGCCCCGCACACGATGAGCTCGGTCGTGGTCAATCCGTACTTCGACTGGGGCGACGACCGCCGCCCCCGTACGGACTACCACCGCACGGTGATCTACGAGGCCCATGTGAAGGGCCTGACGATGCTCCATCCGGGGCTGCCCAAGGAACTGCGCGGGACGTACGCCGGGCTGGCGCATCCGGAGGTCATCGCCCATCTGACGGAGCTGGGCGTCACGGCCATCGAATTAATGCCGGTGCACCAGTTCGTGCAGGACCACCGGCTGGCGGACGCGGGGCTCGCCAACTACTGGGGTTACAACACCATCGGCTTCTTCGCCCCGCACAACGCCTACGCCTCCTGGGGCGACCGGGGCGAGCAGGTGCTCGAGTTCAAGCAGGCCGTGCGCGCGCTGCACCAGGCAGGCATCGAGGTGATCCTCGACGTGGTCTACAACCACACCGCCGAGGGCAATCACCTGGGGCCCACGCTCTCCTTCCGGGGCCTGGACAACGCCTCGTACTACCGGCTCGCCGACGACCAGCGCTACTACATGGACACCACGGGGACCGGGAACTCCCTGCTCATGCGCTCCCCGCACGTGCTCCAGCTGATCATGGACTCGCTGCGGTACTGGGTGACCGAGATGCATGTGGACGGCTTCCGCTTCGACCTGGCGGCCACGCTGGCCCGTCAGTTCCACGAGGTGGACCGGCTGTCGTCGTTCTTCGACCTGGTGCAGCAGGACCCGGTGGTCAGCCAGGTGAAGCTGATCGCCGAGCCGTGGGACGTGGGCGAGGGCGGCTACCAGGTGGGGAACTTCCCGCCGCTGTGGACCGAGTGGAACGGGAAGTACCGGGACACGGTCCGCGACCTGTGGCGCGGTGAGCCGAGGACGCTGGCCGAGTTCGCCGGTCGGCTGACCGGGTCCTCGGACCTGTACCAGGACGACGGGCGGCGCCCGCTGGCCTCGATCAACTTCACCACCTGCCACGACGGCTTCACCCTGCACGACCTGGTCGCGTACAACGACAAGCACAACGAGGCCAACGGCGAGGGCAACCGGGACGGCGAGAGCCACAACCGCTCCTGGAACTGCGGGGCGGAGGGCGAGACGGACCGGCCCGAGGTGCTGGAGCTGCGCGAGCGTCAGATGCGCAACTTCATTGCCACGCTGATGCTGTCCCAGGGGGTGCCGATGCTGAGCCACGGCGACGAGTTCGGCCGCACGCAGAAGGGCAACAACAACGCCTACTGCCAGGACAGCGAGCTGTCCTGGGTGCACTGGCCCGTGCCGGGCGAGACGGCGGAGGAGGAGGGCACAGAGGGCGGCGAAGGCAGCGAGGGCGGGGACGCGCAGGGCAGCAGTCTGCTGGAGTTCACCCGGGCGATGGTGTGGCTGCGCCGCGACCATCCGGTCTTCCGGCGCCGGCGGTTCTTCCACGGACGCCCGGTGGAGGGCACCCACGACGAGCTGTCCGACATCGCCTGGTTCACTCCCGAGGGCCAGGAGATGACCCAGCGGGACTGGCAGGCGGCGCACGCCAAGGCGCTGACCGTGTTCCTCAACGGGCACGCGATCTCGGAGCCGGGGCCGCGCGGGGAGCGGATCTCCGACGACTCGTTCCTGCTGATGTTCAACGCGAGCGCCGAGACGCTGGAATTCGCCGTGCCCGTCAACCACGGACGCCAGTGGCACGCGGTCGTGGACACGGCACGCCCGGTCGGGGTGCTGACCGGGGCCGGGCCGAAGGTGGCGGCGGGCGATCGGGTGACGCTGGTGGGACGCAGCATGGTGGTGCTCCAGCGGCCCGCGTAG
- a CDS encoding carbohydrate ABC transporter permease, translating to MSPRTSGTTRAGQYAALLCYLVFLAFPFLWLISTAFKPAPELGSLHPTWIPEHPTLDNFRQAFDEQPLLRAAANSLIAALSAGVIAVVIATPMAYVMARHRSRLSTAATGWVVVSQAFPFVLLIIPLFLVLKQLHLINTLWGLIMVYVVWALPFALWMLVGYVRAVPRELEEAAAVDGAGRLRTLVSVTAPLLAPGIVATALFAFITAWNEFFFALVLLKTPEKQTLPVVLTHFLGAEGASDLGPLAAAAFLATLPSLVLFAVIQRRITGGMLAGAVKS from the coding sequence ATGAGTCCGCGCACCAGCGGAACCACCCGCGCCGGGCAGTACGCGGCGCTGCTCTGCTATCTCGTCTTCCTGGCGTTCCCGTTCCTCTGGCTGATCTCGACCGCCTTCAAACCGGCGCCCGAGCTGGGCTCCCTGCATCCGACCTGGATCCCCGAACACCCGACGCTGGACAACTTCCGGCAGGCCTTCGACGAGCAGCCGCTGCTCCGGGCCGCCGCCAACTCGCTGATCGCCGCCCTGTCGGCCGGGGTCATCGCCGTCGTCATCGCCACCCCGATGGCCTATGTGATGGCCCGCCACCGCTCGCGGCTCTCCACGGCCGCCACCGGCTGGGTCGTGGTCAGCCAGGCGTTCCCCTTCGTCCTGCTGATCATCCCGCTCTTCCTGGTCCTCAAGCAGCTGCATCTGATCAACACCCTGTGGGGGCTGATCATGGTCTACGTCGTGTGGGCGCTGCCCTTCGCGCTCTGGATGCTCGTCGGCTACGTACGGGCCGTGCCGCGCGAACTGGAGGAGGCCGCGGCGGTCGACGGGGCGGGCAGGCTGCGGACCCTCGTCTCGGTGACCGCCCCGCTGCTGGCCCCCGGGATCGTCGCCACGGCGCTCTTCGCGTTCATCACCGCGTGGAACGAGTTCTTCTTCGCGCTCGTCCTGCTCAAGACCCCGGAGAAGCAGACCCTGCCGGTCGTCCTGACCCACTTCCTCGGCGCGGAGGGCGCGAGCGACCTCGGGCCCCTCGCCGCCGCCGCGTTCCTCGCCACCCTTCCCTCGCTCGTCCTGTTCGCCGTCATCCAGCGGCGGATCACGGGCGGCATGCTGGCCGGGGCGGTGAAGAGCTGA
- a CDS encoding MMPL family transporter has product MGKVDSARGGGPRVRGIAARAGGWSARHRWAAVTIWVLFVVLAMGLGSAAGRVDVKESDQLSGEVGRAVQIIEDAGLKDPAGETVLIQAQGTDGKSAAEATAPEFRAAVDAVIEAVQATGEVTAVTSPYTTRTISADGHSALVQFEMRGDPETASERVEPVLKAVAEVDGEHDGLVIEEIGGASMGKTFDDAFGNDFQRAELSAVPVALGILLIAFGALVAALLPVALALTAIIATMGLMGVVSHLQPMSDTANSVMLLVGLAVGVDYCLFYLRREREERAKGRDARTALMIAAATSGRAIVVSGVTVCVAMAGMLFTGLAEFEAMGLASLMVVAVAMVGSVTVLPALLSLLGERVEKGRVPFLSRLKGAKRGVADGESRVWRAVLDVVLRRPWTALVVAAGALAALALPALGMHTQNLTLDQEFGDSLPIVRTYDRLNEAFPGGADPAQVVVKADDIGAAPVRRALDEFRRQAVASGASKGPVDMVTHDAENIAVIDVPLVGGSDQDRAVRSLDLLRDTVRPATLGRVAGVEAPITGQVAGSKDFNDQIVGAVVPVFVFVVVFAFLLMLLCFRSLTIAVTSIVLNLLSVGAAYGILTAVFQHGWGASLVGAEGVGAIISWLPLFLFVILFGLSMDYHVFVVSRIREARLQGRTTRDAIAHGVVTTAGVVTSAAVIMVAVFAIFGTLSMQSMKQMGVGLAAAVLIDATIIRGILLPAVMALLDERNWYFPHWLRRLPDLTHDESYDDLPVAAAPAHAVDAPHGDDEPERVGA; this is encoded by the coding sequence ATGGGGAAAGTGGATTCGGCACGCGGCGGGGGGCCGCGGGTGCGGGGCATCGCCGCCCGGGCGGGCGGCTGGAGCGCACGGCACCGCTGGGCGGCCGTGACCATCTGGGTGCTGTTCGTCGTCCTCGCCATGGGGCTCGGCTCCGCCGCCGGCCGGGTCGATGTGAAGGAGAGCGACCAGCTGTCCGGCGAGGTGGGCCGGGCCGTGCAGATCATCGAGGACGCGGGGCTCAAGGACCCGGCGGGCGAGACCGTCCTCATCCAGGCGCAGGGCACGGACGGGAAGAGTGCGGCCGAGGCGACCGCACCGGAGTTCCGCGCGGCGGTGGACGCCGTGATCGAGGCGGTGCAGGCCACCGGTGAAGTCACGGCGGTGACCTCGCCGTACACGACGAGGACCATCTCGGCCGACGGGCACAGCGCGCTGGTCCAGTTCGAGATGCGCGGCGACCCCGAGACCGCGAGCGAGCGCGTCGAGCCGGTGCTGAAGGCCGTGGCCGAGGTGGACGGGGAGCACGACGGGCTGGTGATCGAGGAGATCGGCGGCGCGAGCATGGGCAAGACCTTCGACGACGCCTTCGGCAACGACTTCCAGCGGGCCGAACTCTCCGCCGTGCCGGTCGCGCTCGGCATCCTGCTGATCGCCTTCGGCGCGCTGGTCGCCGCGCTGCTCCCGGTGGCTCTGGCGCTCACCGCGATCATCGCGACGATGGGCCTGATGGGCGTGGTGAGCCATCTCCAGCCGATGAGCGACACGGCGAACTCCGTGATGCTGCTGGTCGGTCTGGCCGTCGGCGTCGACTACTGCCTGTTCTATCTGCGCCGGGAGCGCGAGGAGCGGGCCAAGGGGCGGGACGCCCGGACCGCGCTGATGATCGCCGCCGCGACCAGTGGCCGCGCGATCGTCGTCTCCGGGGTGACGGTCTGTGTCGCGATGGCGGGCATGCTCTTCACCGGGCTCGCGGAGTTCGAGGCGATGGGACTGGCCTCGCTCATGGTGGTCGCGGTCGCCATGGTCGGCTCGGTCACCGTGCTGCCCGCGCTGCTCTCGCTGCTCGGCGAGCGGGTCGAGAAGGGCCGGGTGCCGTTCCTGAGCCGCCTCAAGGGTGCGAAGCGGGGCGTCGCCGACGGCGAGAGCCGGGTGTGGCGTGCGGTGCTCGATGTGGTGCTGCGCCGCCCCTGGACCGCGCTGGTGGTCGCCGCGGGCGCGCTGGCCGCGCTCGCGCTTCCCGCGCTCGGCATGCACACCCAGAACCTCACGCTGGACCAGGAGTTCGGCGACTCGCTGCCGATCGTACGGACCTACGACCGGCTCAACGAGGCCTTCCCCGGCGGCGCCGACCCGGCCCAGGTCGTGGTGAAGGCGGACGACATCGGCGCGGCGCCCGTGCGCCGGGCACTGGACGAGTTCCGCCGGCAGGCCGTGGCCTCGGGCGCCTCGAAGGGCCCGGTGGACATGGTCACGCACGACGCGGAGAACATCGCGGTGATCGACGTACCGCTGGTCGGCGGCTCCGACCAGGACCGGGCCGTCAGGAGCCTGGACCTGCTGCGCGACACCGTACGCCCGGCGACGCTCGGCAGGGTCGCGGGCGTCGAGGCACCGATCACCGGCCAGGTCGCCGGGTCGAAGGACTTCAACGACCAGATCGTCGGCGCGGTCGTGCCGGTCTTCGTCTTCGTGGTCGTCTTCGCCTTCCTGCTGATGCTGCTCTGCTTCCGCTCCCTGACGATCGCCGTCACCTCCATCGTGCTCAACCTGCTCTCGGTGGGGGCGGCCTACGGCATTCTGACCGCCGTCTTCCAGCACGGCTGGGGTGCCTCGCTGGTCGGCGCGGAGGGCGTCGGGGCGATCATCTCCTGGCTGCCGCTGTTCCTCTTCGTCATCCTCTTCGGGCTCTCGATGGACTACCACGTCTTCGTGGTCTCCCGGATCCGTGAGGCGCGGCTGCAGGGCCGCACCACCCGGGACGCCATCGCCCACGGCGTGGTGACGACGGCCGGAGTGGTGACCAGCGCGGCCGTGATCATGGTCGCCGTCTTCGCGATCTTCGGCACGCTGTCGATGCAGTCCATGAAGCAGATGGGGGTGGGCCTGGCGGCGGCCGTGCTGATCGACGCCACGATCATCCGGGGCATCCTGCTCCCCGCGGTCATGGCCCTGCTGGACGAGCGCAACTGGTACTTCCCGCACTGGCTGCGCCGGCTGCCGGACCTGACCCACGACGAGTCGTACGACGACCTCCCGGTCGCGGCGGCCCCGGCGCACGCCGTGGACGCCCCGCACGGGGACGACGAGCCGGAGCGGGTCGGGGCCTGA
- a CDS encoding aminoglycoside phosphotransferase family protein: protein MNEMEAREVLTAAGHSGDAELLALGENAVFAAGDLVVKVGRDAVRSPELRERAEREVAVARWLAASGVPAVRAAEPGARLVEGHPVTLWHRLPEAVRPAEPRDLAPLLTAVHALTEPEDFTLPRRELLGGVERWLRLAGEAIDPADAAYLRERRDGFATAAAALVPHLAPGPIHGDALARNVHVGPDGPVLVDLETFAADLREHDLVVLALSRDRYGLPAASYDAFTEAYGWDVREWDGCGVLRGARETASCAWVAQHAPSSPKALAEFRRRVASLRDGDTAVRWYPF, encoded by the coding sequence ATGAACGAGATGGAAGCGCGCGAGGTACTGACCGCTGCCGGACACTCCGGCGACGCGGAGCTGCTCGCGCTGGGCGAGAACGCGGTGTTCGCCGCCGGAGACCTGGTGGTCAAGGTCGGCCGCGACGCCGTGCGCAGCCCCGAGCTGCGCGAGCGGGCCGAGCGCGAGGTGGCCGTGGCCCGCTGGCTCGCCGCGTCCGGCGTCCCCGCCGTGCGGGCCGCCGAGCCCGGGGCGCGGCTGGTCGAGGGGCATCCCGTGACGCTCTGGCACCGGCTGCCCGAGGCCGTGCGGCCCGCCGAGCCGAGGGATCTGGCGCCCCTGCTCACCGCCGTGCACGCGCTGACCGAGCCCGAGGACTTCACCCTGCCCCGCCGCGAGCTGCTGGGCGGTGTCGAGCGCTGGCTGCGCCTGGCGGGCGAGGCGATCGACCCGGCCGACGCGGCGTATCTGCGCGAGCGCCGCGACGGCTTCGCGACGGCGGCCGCCGCACTGGTCCCCCATCTGGCCCCGGGCCCGATCCACGGCGACGCGCTGGCGCGCAACGTCCATGTCGGGCCCGACGGGCCGGTCCTGGTGGACCTGGAGACCTTCGCCGCGGACCTGCGCGAACACGATCTGGTGGTCCTCGCCCTGTCCCGGGACCGGTACGGGCTCCCGGCCGCGTCCTACGACGCGTTCACCGAGGCGTACGGCTGGGACGTGCGGGAGTGGGACGGGTGCGGGGTGCTGCGGGGTGCCCGGGAGACGGCGAGCTGTGCGTGGGTCGCCCAGCATGCGCCGTCCAGCCCGAAGGCGCTCGCGGAGTTCCGCCGCCGCGTGGCATCGCTGCGGGACGGTGACACGGCGGTGCGGTGGTACCCGTTCTGA
- a CDS encoding extracellular solute-binding protein, whose product MRALVRTAAAATALALLLTGCGGGGDGRPDGRIHLRFQSLAWQKESVDINKRLVKEWNASHPDVQVQYVQGSWDSVHDQLLTSFEGDEAPDVIHDASDDLADFAYGGYLADLRTLLPDRLSADIPRQSWQTTTFDGGVYGVPFLQEPRVLIANTRILKDSGVRIPTPEKPWSWPEFRRVTKELTGKGRYGIAWPLKEPVSVTLNLGLSAGGELFHRGADGKVTLAADRGDQVVPGTIHDQVNTDHSAARTALGMGGGDTLPGLFGGKYAMVPLGFSYRQQVVEQAPKGFEWTVLPAPAGSEGLAQGVSPQTLSVAEDSPHKKEAVEFIDFLLRPANMVRLAKGDWMLPTGTEALADPSLHTRDRGWATGAALAGALRSAPAQSVRGYPEWKDKVATPALQEYYSGAIDAAELKKRLVVDGNRVLARYQR is encoded by the coding sequence ATGCGCGCACTCGTACGCACGGCGGCCGCCGCCACCGCGCTCGCCCTGCTGCTCACCGGATGCGGCGGGGGCGGCGACGGCCGGCCCGACGGGAGGATCCACCTCCGCTTCCAGTCGCTGGCCTGGCAGAAGGAGTCGGTCGACATCAACAAGCGGCTGGTGAAGGAGTGGAACGCGAGCCATCCCGACGTCCAGGTCCAGTACGTCCAGGGCAGCTGGGACAGCGTCCACGACCAGCTCCTCACCTCCTTCGAGGGGGACGAGGCGCCCGATGTCATCCATGACGCCTCCGACGACCTCGCGGACTTCGCGTACGGCGGCTACCTCGCCGATCTGCGCACGCTCCTGCCGGACCGGCTGAGCGCGGACATCCCCCGGCAGAGCTGGCAGACCACCACCTTCGACGGCGGGGTCTACGGGGTCCCGTTCCTCCAGGAGCCGAGGGTCCTCATCGCCAACACCAGGATTCTCAAGGACTCGGGAGTCCGCATCCCGACCCCGGAGAAGCCCTGGAGCTGGCCGGAGTTCCGCCGGGTCACCAAGGAACTGACCGGCAAGGGCCGTTACGGGATCGCCTGGCCGCTCAAGGAGCCGGTCTCCGTCACCCTCAACCTCGGTCTCTCGGCGGGCGGCGAGCTGTTCCACCGGGGCGCCGACGGCAAGGTCACGCTCGCGGCGGACCGGGGCGACCAGGTGGTCCCCGGGACCATCCACGACCAGGTCAACACCGACCACAGCGCCGCCCGCACCGCCCTCGGCATGGGCGGCGGCGACACGCTCCCCGGCCTGTTCGGCGGCAAGTACGCGATGGTGCCGCTCGGGTTCTCCTACCGGCAGCAGGTGGTCGAGCAGGCACCGAAGGGCTTCGAGTGGACGGTGCTGCCCGCGCCGGCCGGCAGCGAGGGACTGGCCCAGGGGGTGAGCCCGCAGACCCTGTCCGTCGCCGAGGACAGCCCGCACAAGAAGGAGGCCGTGGAGTTCATCGACTTCCTGCTGCGGCCCGCCAACATGGTGCGGCTGGCCAAGGGGGACTGGATGCTGCCGACCGGCACCGAGGCGCTGGCCGACCCCTCGCTGCACACCCGGGACCGGGGCTGGGCGACCGGCGCCGCCCTCGCCGGGGCGCTGCGCTCCGCGCCGGCCCAGTCCGTGCGCGGCTACCCCGAGTGGAAGGACAAGGTCGCCACCCCCGCGCTCCAGGAGTACTACAGCGGCGCGATCGACGCGGCCGAGCTGAAGAAGCGTCTGGTCGTGGACGGCAACCGGGTGCTGGCCCGCTACCAGCGCTGA
- a CDS encoding sugar ABC transporter permease, whose product MTLASATVQSGRHGPPGGPPRGPARNAGTWFLVLPALIPILVLSVGPLLYGIALAFTDSQSGRTRSTQWVGTLNFQDLLHDGLFWESFRIGLVWAVGVTVPQFVLALGLALLLNENLRMRWLARALAIIPWAMPEVVVGIMWRLVYNPDAGILNETLRDLGLGDGRDWLTGLATALPAVILVGVWAGMPQTTVALLAGLQNTPRELHEAAALDGAGAWRRFRTVTWPALKPVALSITALNFIWNFNSFALVYVLTNGGPGGRTRLPMLFAYEEAFRYGQFGYAAAMGCVMVAVISVILAVYLAGRLGGGDDR is encoded by the coding sequence ATGACATTGGCGAGTGCAACCGTGCAGTCGGGGAGACACGGCCCGCCGGGCGGACCGCCCCGGGGACCCGCGCGCAACGCCGGAACCTGGTTCCTGGTGCTGCCCGCCCTGATCCCGATCCTGGTACTGAGCGTCGGCCCCCTGCTCTACGGCATCGCGCTCGCCTTCACCGACTCCCAGTCGGGCCGCACCAGGTCCACCCAGTGGGTCGGCACGCTGAACTTCCAGGACCTGCTCCACGACGGGCTGTTCTGGGAGTCGTTCCGGATCGGCCTGGTCTGGGCGGTCGGCGTCACCGTCCCGCAGTTCGTGCTGGCCCTCGGCCTCGCCCTGCTGCTCAACGAGAACCTGCGGATGCGCTGGCTGGCCCGGGCGCTGGCGATCATCCCCTGGGCGATGCCCGAGGTCGTCGTCGGCATCATGTGGCGGCTCGTCTACAACCCGGACGCCGGCATCCTCAACGAGACCCTTCGCGACCTCGGCCTGGGCGACGGCCGCGACTGGCTGACCGGGCTCGCCACCGCCCTGCCCGCGGTGATCCTCGTCGGGGTCTGGGCCGGCATGCCGCAGACCACGGTCGCCCTGCTGGCCGGCCTGCAGAACACCCCGCGCGAACTCCACGAGGCCGCCGCCCTGGACGGTGCGGGCGCCTGGCGCCGCTTCCGTACCGTCACCTGGCCCGCGCTCAAGCCGGTGGCCCTCTCCATCACGGCCCTCAACTTCATCTGGAACTTCAACTCCTTCGCCCTGGTCTATGTGCTGACCAACGGCGGTCCCGGCGGCCGGACCCGGCTGCCGATGCTCTTCGCGTACGAAGAGGCCTTTAGGTACGGACAGTTCGGCTACGCCGCGGCGATGGGCTGTGTGATGGTCGCGGTGATCTCCGTGATCCTCGCCGTGTATCTCGCCGGACGGCTCGGGGGAGGCGACGACCGATGA
- a CDS encoding 3'-5' exonuclease, translating into MSWHRHALVGFDLETTGTEPLEARIVTAAVVAVDGSDGEPAERHTWLADPGIRIPAQASAIHGISSERAAAEGRPVREVADEIADTLAGYWRRGVPVVAYNAAFDLTLLTAELHRHGLPSLSDRLGGAAIGPVIDPYTIDRAVERYRKGKRNLEAVCVEYGVVHGGAHDAGADALAAVRVAYAIAARHASVAALSAAQLHERQITWYAEWAADFQQFLRRKGTADAVIDDHWPLREPVRTAG; encoded by the coding sequence ATGAGCTGGCACCGGCATGCGCTGGTCGGCTTCGACCTGGAGACGACGGGGACGGAACCGCTGGAGGCCAGGATCGTGACGGCCGCGGTCGTCGCCGTCGACGGCAGCGACGGCGAGCCGGCCGAGCGGCACACCTGGCTGGCCGATCCGGGGATCAGAATCCCCGCCCAGGCCTCCGCGATCCACGGCATCAGCAGCGAGCGGGCGGCGGCGGAGGGGCGTCCGGTGCGCGAGGTGGCCGACGAGATCGCCGACACGCTGGCCGGGTACTGGCGCCGGGGCGTCCCGGTCGTCGCGTACAACGCGGCGTTCGACCTGACGCTGCTCACGGCGGAGTTGCACCGGCACGGACTGCCCTCGCTCAGCGACCGGCTGGGCGGTGCCGCGATCGGTCCGGTCATCGACCCGTACACGATCGACCGCGCCGTCGAGCGCTACCGCAAGGGCAAGCGCAACCTGGAGGCGGTCTGCGTCGAGTACGGCGTGGTGCACGGGGGAGCGCACGACGCCGGGGCGGACGCGCTGGCCGCGGTGCGGGTGGCGTACGCGATAGCCGCCCGGCACGCGTCGGTGGCCGCGCTGTCGGCGGCGCAGCTCCACGAGCGCCAGATCACCTGGTACGCGGAGTGGGCCGCCGACTTCCAGCAGTTCCTGCGCCGCAAGGGCACGGCGGACGCGGTCATCGACGACCACTGGCCGCTCCGGGAGCCGGTGCGCACGGCCGGCTGA
- a CDS encoding SAV2148 family HEPN domain-containing protein, protein MSSGGFELPPGDTGHEGDTADVPPGAVSLAQPLEIGAELDWGAEAWSEVRTRAQRAGRAYIWLNLVEQRLRAVVAAVLRPIYEPVHGEDWVVAAAGPAGQEWVQRAVAVREVSRRKGYLLDPADDNVLSFLTLPQLRELMVQHWPCFEPYFDDRRDVELALDELEVARNVVSRNRALNEAVLAQAERASARLLKMLGSGAAVPSSDRLPVDAVEDLVGDRYADVVSVHSDRVRLQRQLPAEDLFGDARRLDAIGIGLNLLVQNFSGRRLIRLAESGCRIRLLFINPASSAVKRRERELGLKKGELSRSVEMNILHMRRVRSKLRDPGAFEIHVFDETPRFTAYLVDGDGADAVGVVQTYLRRARGMEAPVLVLRGGGRAVVRAGQGYEHGLFETYREEFESVWTDSRPVS, encoded by the coding sequence GTGAGCTCGGGAGGGTTCGAGCTGCCCCCAGGTGACACGGGTCACGAGGGGGACACGGCCGATGTCCCGCCCGGGGCGGTCTCGCTGGCGCAGCCCCTGGAGATCGGTGCGGAACTGGACTGGGGCGCGGAGGCCTGGAGCGAGGTGCGCACGCGCGCACAGCGGGCCGGGCGTGCCTACATCTGGCTGAATCTCGTCGAGCAGCGGCTGCGGGCCGTCGTCGCCGCCGTGCTCCGGCCCATCTACGAGCCCGTGCACGGCGAGGACTGGGTGGTGGCCGCGGCAGGGCCCGCCGGGCAGGAGTGGGTGCAGCGCGCCGTCGCCGTGCGCGAGGTCTCCCGCCGCAAGGGCTATCTGCTGGACCCGGCCGACGACAACGTCCTGAGCTTCCTGACACTGCCCCAGCTGCGCGAGCTGATGGTCCAGCACTGGCCCTGCTTCGAGCCCTACTTCGACGACCGCCGCGATGTCGAGCTGGCTCTCGACGAGCTGGAGGTCGCCCGCAACGTGGTCTCCCGCAACCGCGCGCTCAACGAGGCGGTGCTCGCCCAGGCCGAGCGAGCCTCCGCCCGGCTGCTGAAGATGCTGGGCAGCGGGGCTGCCGTGCCCTCCTCCGACCGGCTCCCGGTCGACGCGGTGGAGGACCTCGTCGGGGACCGGTACGCGGACGTGGTCTCCGTCCACTCCGACCGGGTGCGGCTCCAGCGCCAGCTGCCCGCCGAGGACCTCTTCGGCGACGCGCGCCGGCTGGACGCCATCGGCATAGGCCTCAATCTGCTGGTGCAGAACTTCTCCGGCCGCCGGCTGATCCGGCTGGCCGAGTCGGGCTGCCGGATCCGGCTGCTGTTCATCAACCCGGCCAGCAGCGCCGTCAAGCGGCGCGAACGCGAGCTGGGCCTGAAGAAGGGCGAGCTGAGCCGGTCGGTGGAGATGAACATCCTCCATATGCGCCGGGTCCGCTCCAAGCTCCGCGACCCCGGCGCCTTCGAGATCCATGTCTTCGACGAGACCCCGCGCTTCACGGCCTATCTGGTGGACGGCGACGGCGCGGACGCCGTGGGGGTCGTCCAGACCTATCTGCGCCGGGCCCGCGGCATGGAGGCACCGGTGCTGGTGCTGCGCGGCGGCGGCCGGGCGGTGGTCCGGGCGGGGCAGGGGTACGAGCACGGTCTGTTCGAGACGTACCGCGAGGAGTTCGAGTCCGTGTGGACGGACTCCCGGCCGGTCTCCTGA